The following proteins are co-located in the Deinococcus metallilatus genome:
- a CDS encoding sugar transferase translates to MTHSAISEELLRTPEAPAEASAPSGEAPAVRVKVPTTGDLDRRALMNGVVLALAEGAAVWVTSGLVFRLTVTHLDTAPWQLGFTATWLAAALVMRSYPGYGLDASERLRRTMISAVAAFPSLLGAALAAHLGLLAAALLLLLGLGLSIPAALLARIGARWVLRWAKVWGVEVAVIGDGEVAALVMETLRNDWSLGYRPVADGQANLAILAVPNIPYAVRDRLLDGPLALFRRVLVMVSQPASDSRWAGSHHLGSFSVLEARRRHLEPGDLRQKRFFDLLVVTLLFPLLTPMLLLVAAAVALDSRGPVLYGAPRMGWRGGAFCCWKFRTMHENAEERLVELLAQDPEARAYYATYHKLPNDPRVTRVGRFLRRTSLDELPQLLNVLRGDMSLVGPRPYLVRERPDLGPHADVILSCRPGMTGWWQVSGRSGTSFQGRVQMDLQYVRRWSPWLDLTLLAATTYVVLRRKGAH, encoded by the coding sequence GTGACGCATTCGGCCATCTCGGAAGAACTTCTGCGGACCCCCGAGGCCCCGGCGGAGGCCAGCGCCCCGTCCGGCGAGGCACCTGCCGTCCGGGTGAAGGTGCCCACCACCGGGGACCTCGACCGGCGGGCCCTGATGAACGGGGTGGTGCTCGCCCTGGCCGAGGGGGCGGCCGTGTGGGTCACGTCCGGGCTGGTGTTTCGCCTGACGGTCACTCACCTCGACACGGCCCCCTGGCAACTGGGGTTTACGGCCACCTGGCTGGCGGCGGCGCTGGTGATGCGCAGCTACCCGGGGTACGGGCTGGATGCCAGCGAACGGTTGCGGCGGACCATGATCTCGGCGGTGGCGGCCTTCCCGAGCCTGCTGGGGGCCGCGCTGGCCGCTCACCTGGGGCTGCTCGCGGCCGCCCTGCTGCTGCTGCTGGGCCTGGGCCTGAGTATTCCGGCCGCGCTGCTGGCGCGGATCGGCGCGCGCTGGGTCCTGCGCTGGGCGAAGGTCTGGGGCGTGGAGGTGGCCGTGATCGGTGACGGCGAGGTGGCCGCACTCGTGATGGAGACTCTCCGGAACGACTGGAGCCTGGGCTACCGGCCGGTGGCGGACGGCCAGGCGAACCTCGCCATCCTGGCGGTGCCCAACATTCCCTACGCGGTGCGCGACCGGCTGCTCGACGGGCCGCTGGCGCTGTTTCGGCGGGTGCTGGTGATGGTGAGCCAGCCCGCCTCCGACAGCCGCTGGGCGGGGTCGCACCACCTGGGCAGCTTCAGCGTGCTCGAAGCGCGGCGCCGGCACCTGGAGCCGGGCGACCTGCGGCAGAAACGCTTCTTCGACCTGCTGGTGGTCACCCTGCTCTTTCCGCTGCTGACGCCGATGCTGCTGCTGGTGGCGGCGGCGGTGGCGCTCGACTCGCGCGGTCCGGTGCTGTACGGCGCGCCGCGCATGGGCTGGCGCGGGGGAGCCTTCTGCTGCTGGAAATTCCGCACGATGCACGAGAACGCCGAGGAACGCCTGGTCGAACTGCTCGCCCAGGACCCCGAGGCCCGCGCCTACTACGCCACCTACCACAAGCTGCCCAACGATCCACGGGTCACGCGGGTGGGCCGCTTTCTGCGCCGGACCAGCCTGGACGAGCTGCCGCAGCTCCTCAACGTGCTGCGGGGCGACATGAGCCTGGTGGGTCCCCGGCCGTACCTGGTGCGGGAGCGGCCGGACCTCGGGCCGCATGCCGACGTGATCCTGAGCTGCCGTCCTGGCATGACCGGGTGGTGGCAGGTGTCGGGACGCAGCGGCACCAGCTTCCAGGGGCGCGTG
- a CDS encoding PIG-L family deacetylase, which translates to MSRLRLLAAPLAVALLLGSCNNPSSSVPADASKGTSTDSLAPYMPPDSTSNFEITSLPLIQSLSFAPDLCNDAQDVYVVAHEDDDLLFMNPDISNVVRQNHCVVTVFLTAGDNEYGTQQVGIDYQQYWRDRESGERAAYARMAGVANTWTEQIYTFAGKAIRTSVLQANPRVRLMFLRLRESNSSGVTMRKLWEGPDGQVGTALDNSNTFTRQEVLNVLNNVLTVSEAKYVHIQDTNPISYSGASDHADHTAAALFGQAADKTYTAPHVLIQHRDYNSNDEPNNLSSDQTADKVATFKTYAAFDPFICYPQTGTDCIAPGNFHYDWSMRQYFHIDPTQGGSVVRLPDGRLATFVVGDRSSSLRKTVQAAPGSSSWNAWDDLKGNFAALPTVASMADGRLAAFVRRNDGTVAVTTEVSSGGAWNNWVSLGGVVSSTPAAARQADGKLSVFVRGNDGQIYVKTQLTPNGSWGGWAGVWGPKFASNPAAMLDRFGCLVLFARGADGAIYTVAQTAPNGGWGSWKSLGGAFGNDAQPVPGRDQDGRLEVFVRGTDGKLYQRWQTFSGGWGGWGRLYDVQFTQSPVVASNTDGTLEVFVRSVSGSVMSIKQTSPNSAWQPWTDFGGSFTTVIGAVPDATGRLTAIARGTDDRLYQKVQGDVTWSAFLTP; encoded by the coding sequence ATGTCGCGACTGCGCCTGCTCGCCGCGCCGCTTGCCGTTGCCCTGCTGCTGGGGTCCTGCAACAATCCGTCTTCCAGTGTGCCTGCCGATGCGTCCAAGGGCACCTCGACGGACAGTCTGGCCCCCTACATGCCGCCGGACTCCACCTCCAATTTCGAGATCACCTCGCTCCCCCTGATCCAGTCGCTCAGCTTTGCGCCCGACCTCTGCAACGACGCGCAGGACGTGTATGTGGTGGCGCACGAGGACGACGACCTGCTGTTCATGAACCCGGACATCAGCAACGTCGTCCGGCAGAACCACTGCGTCGTCACGGTGTTTCTGACGGCCGGGGACAACGAGTACGGGACGCAGCAGGTGGGCATCGACTATCAGCAGTACTGGCGGGACCGCGAGAGCGGCGAGCGGGCGGCCTATGCCCGGATGGCGGGGGTGGCGAACACCTGGACCGAGCAGATCTACACCTTTGCCGGAAAAGCAATCCGCACGTCGGTCTTGCAGGCCAACCCCAGAGTTCGCCTGATGTTCCTGCGTCTGCGCGAGAGCAACAGCAGCGGCGTCACGATGCGGAAGCTCTGGGAGGGTCCCGACGGACAGGTCGGCACCGCCCTCGACAATTCCAACACGTTCACCCGCCAGGAAGTCCTCAACGTCCTGAACAACGTGCTGACCGTCTCGGAGGCCAAGTACGTCCACATTCAGGACACCAATCCCATCTCTTACAGCGGCGCGAGCGATCATGCCGACCACACGGCCGCGGCCCTCTTCGGTCAGGCGGCCGACAAGACCTACACGGCCCCGCACGTCCTGATCCAGCACCGGGATTACAACAGCAACGACGAGCCGAACAACCTGTCCTCGGACCAGACGGCCGACAAGGTGGCGACCTTCAAGACGTACGCGGCCTTCGATCCCTTCATCTGCTATCCGCAGACGGGCACGGACTGTATCGCGCCGGGGAACTTCCACTACGACTGGTCGATGCGGCAGTACTTTCATATCGACCCCACCCAGGGCGGCTCGGTCGTCCGTCTCCCGGACGGCCGCCTGGCGACCTTCGTGGTCGGTGACCGCAGCAGCAGCCTGCGTAAGACCGTGCAGGCGGCACCGGGCAGTTCCTCCTGGAATGCCTGGGACGATCTGAAGGGCAACTTTGCGGCCCTGCCCACGGTGGCCAGCATGGCCGACGGTCGCCTGGCGGCCTTTGTCCGCCGCAACGACGGCACGGTGGCGGTCACGACCGAGGTGAGCAGCGGGGGAGCCTGGAACAACTGGGTGAGTCTGGGGGGCGTCGTTTCCTCCACGCCCGCTGCGGCCCGGCAAGCCGACGGCAAGCTCAGCGTCTTTGTGCGCGGCAACGACGGCCAGATCTACGTCAAGACGCAGCTCACGCCGAACGGGAGCTGGGGAGGCTGGGCGGGGGTCTGGGGACCCAAGTTCGCCTCCAACCCGGCCGCCATGCTGGACCGCTTCGGCTGCCTGGTCCTCTTCGCCCGTGGGGCGGATGGCGCGATCTACACGGTGGCCCAGACCGCGCCCAACGGCGGCTGGGGGAGCTGGAAGTCACTGGGCGGGGCGTTCGGCAACGACGCGCAGCCCGTCCCCGGACGGGACCAGGATGGCCGCCTGGAAGTGTTTGTGCGCGGCACCGACGGCAAGCTGTACCAGCGTTGGCAGACCTTCTCGGGGGGCTGGGGAGGCTGGGGCCGACTCTACGACGTGCAGTTCACCCAGTCCCCCGTCGTGGCGAGCAACACGGACGGGACCCTGGAAGTGTTCGTCCGCAGCGTCAGCGGCAGCGTGATGAGCATCAAGCAGACCAGTCCGAACAGCGCCTGGCAGCCCTGGACCGACTTCGGAGGGTCCTTTACCACCGTGATCGGCGCGGTGCCGGACGCCACGGGGCGCCTGACGGCCATCGCCCGCGGGACGGACGACCGGCTCTATCAGAAAGTCCAAGGCGACGTGACCTGGTCGGCCTTCCTGACCCCCTGA
- a CDS encoding glycosyltransferase family 4 protein, which yields MTSERLADGAGVGQVGRERVSDLRVLGLDLEFITDHQTEFSRNAALYRALDQRVRLVGRTSPTLSRGTDLLNKLLQFRLNLTDWRRNAHFNPYLFRKRTQAAQQYLDNRRGDYDVILQTYLQFAPGTGPGRKPYAVYLDATFEMSRKYYPIDHPLSRRAMAEWLGLERQVYQGAARLFPWSDFAARSLIEDYGCDPRRVVRVGAGTNLLAPSLENKRYDAPVALFVGTQFKRKGGMELLQAFREVRAQWPEAELWIVGPRLPEAPPQPGVRWIGRVRDRQVLADLYAQARLFVMPSFEPWGHVFCEAMGHGLPCVALNVGSTPEIVEEGRSGLLVDPQSPEALAAAMLQLLSDPALAERLGRSAYDRVRQTFLWDQVVGRMVPHLEAMARGEDA from the coding sequence ATGACGAGTGAGAGGCTGGCGGATGGGGCTGGAGTCGGCCAGGTGGGCCGGGAGCGGGTGAGTGACCTGCGTGTGCTGGGGCTTGATCTCGAATTCATCACGGACCACCAGACGGAGTTCTCGCGCAACGCGGCTCTCTACCGGGCGCTCGATCAGCGGGTGCGGCTGGTGGGGCGGACCTCCCCGACCCTGTCGCGGGGAACCGACCTGCTCAACAAGCTGTTGCAGTTCCGGCTCAACCTGACCGACTGGCGGCGCAACGCGCATTTCAATCCCTACCTGTTCCGCAAGCGGACGCAGGCGGCCCAGCAGTATCTCGACAACCGGCGCGGGGACTACGACGTCATCCTCCAGACCTATCTGCAATTCGCGCCGGGAACCGGGCCGGGGCGCAAGCCCTACGCCGTGTACCTGGACGCCACGTTCGAGATGTCGCGCAAGTATTACCCCATCGATCACCCCCTTTCCCGCAGGGCGATGGCCGAGTGGCTCGGCCTGGAGCGGCAGGTGTACCAGGGCGCGGCGCGGCTGTTTCCCTGGAGCGACTTCGCGGCCCGTTCGCTGATCGAGGATTACGGGTGTGATCCCCGGCGGGTCGTGCGCGTCGGCGCGGGCACCAATCTGCTGGCCCCGTCCCTGGAGAACAAGCGGTACGACGCGCCCGTGGCCCTGTTCGTCGGCACCCAGTTCAAACGCAAGGGGGGCATGGAGCTGCTCCAGGCGTTCCGGGAGGTGCGCGCGCAGTGGCCGGAGGCGGAACTCTGGATCGTGGGTCCCCGCTTGCCCGAGGCGCCCCCCCAGCCCGGCGTGCGCTGGATCGGGCGGGTCCGTGACCGTCAGGTGCTGGCCGACCTCTATGCCCAGGCCCGCCTCTTCGTGATGCCCTCCTTCGAACCGTGGGGCCACGTCTTCTGCGAGGCGATGGGGCACGGCCTGCCCTGCGTCGCGCTGAATGTCGGCTCCACGCCCGAGATCGTGGAGGAAGGCCGCAGCGGCCTGCTGGTCGATCCGCAGTCGCCGGAGGCGCTGGCGGCGGCCATGCTCCAGCTCCTCAGTGATCCCGCGCTGGCCGAGCGGCTGGGCCGGAGCGCCTACGACCGGGTGCGCCAGACGTTCCTGTGGGACCAGGTGGTCGGCCGGATGGTGCCGCATCTGGAGGCGATGGCCCGCGGGGAAGATGCCTGA
- a CDS encoding right-handed parallel beta-helix repeat-containing protein: protein MPYSDESRAPRSRPLRVRPAAVLLGMVTCSAVLALAAKTASNPTVLQFEADRARGQDDQSLPAAANDAGVWIVSDRAATDGRAVMLAVNGATVRQVLPASFKPGTYTVQIRARGQAYQGWPTVELRLDGKRVAAATLQSRAYATQTFAKVELRPGQRLEVVFVNDAYDGSPDKDRNAVVDRFDLKLLAAAKPPVRSASVASAAAAPQTPAGNVLNVKTAGAKGDGTTDDTAALARIGNAGGKDIYFPPGTYLVRRPVRFDGLKNQTVSGSGATIRASDDFKAGDALGVLTFTNTQGLTVRDLTIIGNPNHQLAPFDQRADGLYVSDSRGVHIQGLNVQNAHTVGITADDSDDVTIEANTVSQAYDTGIGTGNSNNVKILRNTVIGFGDPSGLKSKVPPGLGIFGWGGNTWLAEGNVLKNISNTATKTEGVDNTTYRGNTVDAFGKDGIKIMPRPGYGTSVSHAVVENNVIRNRHPWVADGTSYILFHSVLGGRIAGNKIESTYRPGTFYEEDAIRVNTFTGGPPSRDIVIEGNEIDNTRRGVRLEADGTIFRGNTVRGTEPWARSGLIVSSNGVTVSKNTFDGPVIAVLLDTNAARTRLEENRFSNNSTSGIYADNHNPDTTIVGNEFGVNVPQPIAGKVIVCEANKGGGCQ from the coding sequence ATGCCATACTCCGACGAATCCCGCGCCCCGCGCTCCCGTCCGCTCCGTGTTCGCCCCGCCGCCGTCCTGCTGGGGATGGTGACGTGCAGCGCCGTCCTGGCCCTGGCCGCCAAGACGGCCTCCAACCCCACCGTGTTGCAGTTCGAGGCGGATCGCGCGCGGGGGCAGGACGACCAGTCGCTGCCTGCAGCCGCGAACGATGCGGGCGTCTGGATCGTCTCTGACCGCGCCGCGACCGACGGGCGTGCCGTGATGCTGGCTGTGAACGGCGCGACGGTGCGCCAGGTGCTCCCTGCGTCCTTCAAGCCAGGCACCTACACGGTGCAGATTCGTGCCCGGGGCCAGGCGTACCAGGGCTGGCCGACGGTGGAATTGCGCCTCGACGGGAAACGGGTCGCTGCCGCTACCTTGCAGAGCCGCGCCTACGCGACCCAGACCTTTGCCAAGGTCGAGCTGCGCCCCGGGCAGCGGCTGGAGGTGGTGTTCGTGAACGATGCCTATGACGGCAGCCCCGACAAGGACCGCAACGCGGTGGTGGACCGCTTCGACCTCAAGCTGCTCGCGGCTGCCAAGCCCCCCGTCCGCTCCGCCTCGGTGGCGAGCGCGGCGGCCGCCCCCCAGACGCCTGCCGGAAACGTGCTGAACGTGAAGACGGCCGGGGCCAAGGGGGACGGGACGACCGACGATACGGCGGCCCTCGCCCGGATCGGCAATGCGGGTGGCAAGGACATCTACTTTCCGCCCGGCACGTATCTGGTGCGGCGTCCGGTGCGCTTTGACGGGCTGAAGAACCAGACCGTCTCGGGCTCGGGGGCCACCATCCGGGCCAGCGACGACTTCAAGGCCGGGGACGCTCTGGGGGTGCTCACGTTCACGAACACCCAGGGCCTGACCGTCCGCGACCTCACCATCATCGGCAATCCCAATCACCAGCTCGCCCCCTTCGACCAGCGGGCCGACGGCCTGTACGTCTCGGACAGCCGGGGCGTCCACATCCAGGGCCTCAATGTCCAGAACGCCCATACCGTGGGCATCACCGCCGACGACAGCGACGACGTGACCATCGAGGCGAACACCGTGTCTCAGGCATACGACACCGGGATCGGCACCGGGAACAGCAACAACGTCAAGATCCTGCGGAACACCGTGATCGGCTTCGGGGACCCCAGCGGCCTGAAGTCCAAGGTGCCGCCGGGCCTGGGCATCTTCGGCTGGGGCGGCAACACCTGGCTGGCCGAGGGCAACGTCCTCAAGAACATCTCCAACACCGCCACCAAGACCGAGGGCGTCGACAACACGACCTACCGGGGCAACACCGTCGACGCCTTCGGCAAGGACGGCATCAAGATCATGCCGCGTCCCGGCTACGGCACGTCGGTGTCGCACGCCGTGGTCGAGAACAACGTCATCCGCAACCGTCACCCCTGGGTCGCGGACGGCACCTCGTACATCCTGTTCCACTCGGTGCTGGGCGGCCGGATCGCGGGCAACAAGATCGAGAGCACCTACCGCCCCGGGACCTTCTACGAGGAAGACGCCATCCGCGTGAACACGTTCACCGGGGGACCGCCTTCGCGCGACATCGTGATCGAGGGCAACGAGATCGACAACACCCGCCGCGGCGTCCGCCTCGAAGCCGACGGGACCATCTTCCGGGGCAACACCGTGCGGGGGACCGAGCCCTGGGCGCGCAGCGGCCTGATCGTGTCGAGCAACGGCGTGACCGTTTCGAAGAACACCTTCGACGGCCCCGTGATCGCGGTGCTCCTCGACACCAACGCCGCGCGGACCCGGTTGGAGGAAAACCGGTTCTCGAACAACTCCACTTCGGGCATCTACGCGGACAACCACAATCCCGATACGACCATCGTCGGCAACGAATTCGGCGTGAACGTGCCGCAGCCCATCGCGGGCAAGGTGATCGTGTGCGAGGCGAACAAGGGCGGCGGCTGCCAGTGA
- a CDS encoding SGNH/GDSL hydrolase family protein, with protein sequence MPLGDSITDGYNIPGGYRTGLFQKLSAAGLPFDFVGSLLNGPAALPDRDHEGHSGWRIDELAAQVNTWLDQQQPATTLLMIGTNDIIQNRDPANAPKRLGALLDQMSARRPGMLILVATLPPLAEAGQNRWVGQYNAALPEVVRSRAAQGQKVTLVDVNAALSVADLADGVHPNSTGYSKLANVWYQALRSTPGALSP encoded by the coding sequence ATGCCGCTGGGGGACTCGATCACGGACGGGTACAACATCCCGGGGGGCTACCGCACCGGACTCTTCCAGAAACTCAGCGCCGCAGGCCTCCCCTTCGACTTCGTCGGCTCCCTCCTCAACGGCCCCGCCGCCCTCCCCGACCGCGACCACGAGGGCCACTCCGGCTGGCGCATCGACGAGCTCGCCGCCCAGGTCAACACCTGGCTCGACCAGCAGCAACCCGCCACCACCCTGCTGATGATCGGCACCAACGACATCATCCAGAACCGTGACCCCGCCAACGCCCCCAAACGCCTCGGCGCCCTGCTCGATCAGATGAGTGCCCGCCGTCCCGGGATGCTGATTCTGGTGGCGACGCTGCCGCCGCTGGCGGAGGCGGGGCAGAACCGCTGGGTGGGGCAGTACAACGCGGCCTTGCCGGAGGTGGTACGCAGCCGGGCGGCACAGGGGCAGAAGGTGACGCTGGTGGACGTGAATGCGGCGCTGAGTGTGGCGGATTTGGCCGATGGGGTACATCCCAACAGCACGGGCTACAGCAAGCTGGCCAATGTCTGGTACCAGGCCCTGCGCTCCACCCCGGGCGCCCTCTCCCCCTGA
- a CDS encoding Ig-like domain-containing protein gives MKNARTLALLTTASLLLAACNGVTPPNNTTASSITLTEPSSANLKLNDTATFTAVVKAANGTVLTDKKVTWTSSDPAVATVDANGVVTAKAFGEVTISASVDGVTAKSSKALRTYGLEAFAGVRENGIDTALFLRYRTADGQMPGNLPVTLTITGPKGWNSDQPYVINKQGYFWNKDGSGSHWFEFDVLGKAVVPVVGDYKVTFAVADQVWSSTTHISSLINSIMTNPQVTVTAKSASSVTASWNNIVPNGSYQVEVKGNVSTGSGILIQKATTATFNNLTLTAGNDYYVGLHSLSLDVTAPVTTHLSGPFDVTFSTSPLFKL, from the coding sequence ATGAAGAACGCCCGTACCCTTGCCCTGCTGACCACCGCTTCGCTCCTGCTGGCCGCCTGTAACGGCGTTACCCCTCCCAACAACACGACGGCCTCCTCCATCACCCTGACGGAACCGAGTAGCGCCAACCTCAAGCTGAACGACACGGCGACGTTCACGGCGGTGGTCAAGGCCGCGAACGGCACGGTGCTGACGGACAAGAAGGTGACCTGGACTTCCAGCGATCCCGCCGTGGCGACCGTGGATGCCAACGGGGTCGTGACCGCCAAGGCTTTTGGTGAGGTTACCATCAGCGCCAGTGTGGACGGCGTGACGGCCAAGAGCAGCAAGGCCCTGAGAACCTACGGCCTGGAAGCGTTCGCGGGTGTGCGTGAAAACGGCATCGACACCGCGCTCTTCCTGCGCTACCGCACGGCGGATGGTCAGATGCCGGGGAACCTGCCGGTCACCCTTACGATCACCGGCCCCAAGGGCTGGAACAGTGATCAGCCCTACGTGATCAACAAACAAGGGTACTTCTGGAACAAAGACGGCTCAGGGAGCCACTGGTTCGAATTCGACGTGCTGGGCAAGGCCGTGGTGCCGGTGGTCGGGGATTACAAGGTCACCTTTGCCGTTGCCGATCAGGTCTGGTCCTCGACCACCCATATTTCCTCGCTCATCAATTCGATCATGACCAATCCCCAGGTCACCGTCACCGCCAAGAGTGCCTCCTCCGTGACGGCCTCCTGGAACAACATTGTCCCGAACGGGAGCTATCAGGTCGAAGTGAAGGGGAACGTCTCCACGGGTTCCGGCATCCTGATCCAGAAGGCGACGACCGCCACCTTCAACAACCTGACCCTCACCGCCGGAAACGATTACTACGTCGGCCTTCACTCCCTGAGCTTGGACGTGACGGCGCCTGTCACCACGCACCTCAGCGGCCCATTCGACGTGACGTTCAGCACCTCTCCGCTCTTCAAGCTCTGA
- a CDS encoding MBOAT family O-acyltransferase — protein MVFNSDIFLFAFLPVVFVLFWWLRDKKARYLLLTISGYVFYGYWDWRFCFLMLFSSLVSFTSGLMIQRAREQRVKRAWMIGTIMVDLSLLGFFKYYNFFAESVHAVAPAFAPPLLHIILPIGISFYTFHTISYVVDVAAGRVRATNNLFEYLTYVSLFSQLVAGPIVRFRQIEDDLERIDKPPQTDEMALGIGFFAVGLIKKVVVADTIAGLVDPMLANYHDLSMAGAWFAALGYTFQLYYDFSGYSDMAVGLGYLFGIRIPQNFNAPYRALGIGDFWRRWHISLSSWLRDYLYIPLGGSRRGPIRTNVNLMIVMLLGGLWHGANWTFVIWGAYQGLLLVIDRTLEPWTKRWPPLLLRWSTFLLVIVGWVFFRSESLPMATEWLGKMVGIGTGTGDIPRTLMVMCLLCFVAVNTLPETWDIRFPKTVRWAPVYALSLVLAYVFMNGSDSTFLYYQF, from the coding sequence ATGGTCTTTAATTCGGACATCTTCCTGTTCGCGTTCCTGCCGGTCGTGTTCGTGCTGTTCTGGTGGCTGCGGGACAAAAAGGCCCGTTACCTGCTGCTAACCATTAGCGGATACGTCTTCTACGGGTACTGGGACTGGCGCTTCTGCTTCCTGATGCTGTTTTCCAGCCTGGTCAGCTTCACCTCGGGGCTGATGATCCAGCGGGCACGGGAACAGCGGGTCAAACGCGCCTGGATGATCGGCACGATCATGGTGGACCTGTCGCTCCTGGGGTTTTTCAAGTACTACAACTTCTTTGCCGAGAGTGTCCACGCGGTCGCCCCGGCCTTTGCGCCGCCGCTGCTCCACATCATCTTGCCCATCGGGATCAGCTTCTATACCTTCCACACGATTTCCTATGTGGTGGACGTGGCCGCCGGGCGGGTCCGCGCCACGAACAACCTGTTCGAGTACCTCACCTACGTCAGCCTCTTCTCGCAACTCGTGGCCGGTCCCATCGTGCGCTTCCGGCAGATCGAGGACGACCTGGAGCGCATCGACAAGCCGCCGCAGACGGACGAGATGGCGCTGGGGATCGGGTTCTTCGCCGTCGGCCTGATCAAGAAGGTGGTGGTGGCCGATACCATCGCGGGGCTGGTCGACCCCATGCTGGCCAACTACCATGATCTCTCGATGGCGGGCGCGTGGTTCGCGGCGCTGGGGTATACCTTCCAGCTCTATTACGACTTCAGCGGGTACTCGGATATGGCGGTGGGCCTGGGGTACCTCTTCGGCATCCGGATTCCCCAGAACTTCAACGCCCCGTACCGGGCGCTGGGCATCGGGGATTTCTGGCGGCGCTGGCACATCAGCCTGTCGAGCTGGCTGCGCGACTACCTCTACATCCCGCTGGGCGGCAGCCGCCGGGGACCCATTCGCACCAACGTCAACCTGATGATCGTGATGCTCCTCGGGGGGCTGTGGCACGGCGCGAACTGGACCTTCGTGATCTGGGGGGCCTACCAGGGGCTGCTGCTGGTGATCGACCGCACCCTGGAACCCTGGACCAAACGCTGGCCCCCGCTCCTGCTGCGCTGGTCCACCTTCCTGCTCGTCATCGTGGGCTGGGTCTTCTTCCGGTCGGAGAGCCTGCCGATGGCCACCGAGTGGCTGGGCAAGATGGTCGGCATCGGCACCGGAACGGGCGACATCCCGCGGACGCTGATGGTGATGTGCCTGCTGTGCTTCGTCGCCGTCAATACCCTGCCCGAGACGTGGGATATCCGCTTCCCCAAGACGGTGCGCTGGGCACCCGTGTACGCCCTCAGCCTGGTGCTGGCCTACGTGTTTATGAATGGCTCAGACAGCACCTTCCTCTACTACCAGTTCTGA